A genomic window from Solanum dulcamara chromosome 11, daSolDulc1.2, whole genome shotgun sequence includes:
- the LOC129875025 gene encoding tubby-like F-box protein 5: MSLKSIVRELREMKDGIGNISRRGTERKHWSNRTRSHIVPDVALSDPIEQGQWANLPPELLLDIIRRVEESEASWPARSVILFCASVCKSWREITKEIVKTPEECGRLTFPISLKQPGPRESPIQCFIKRDKANSVYLLYFGMTPSEDERDKLLLSAKKIRRATSTDFVISLVADDFSRASNMYAGKLRSNFLGTKFTIHDSQPPSDAAIQQPGRISRRFHAEQVSPRVPACNYRVATISYELNVLRTRGPRRMHSSMHSIPLSSIREGGSAPTPKSFPQSFNEKSFSARLSKAKESAMDISSSGTSQELLVLKNKAPRWHEQLQCWCLNFKGRVTVASVKNFQLVAAVDPSHNIPVAEQEKVILQFGKIGKDIFTMDYRYPLSAFQAFAICLSSFDTKPACE, encoded by the exons ATGTCTTTGAAGAGCATTGTTCGTGAGCTGAGGGAGATGAAAGATGGGATAGGAAATATATCAAGGAGGGGAACAGAAAGAAAACATTGGAGCAACAGAACCCGGTCACATATAGTCCCTGATGTTGCCCTTTCTGATCCCATTGAGCAAGGGCAATGGGCAAATTTACCACCAGAACTTCTTTTGGATATCATCCGTAGGGTTGAAGAGAGTGAGGCATCATGGCCTGCTCGATCCGTGATTCTCTTTTGTGCATCTGTTTGCAAATCATGGAGAGAAATTACCAAGGAGATCGTTAAGACTCCTGAGGAATGTGGTAGGCTTACCTTTCCCATTTCACTGAAGCAG CCGGGTCCCCGTGAATCCCCAATCCAGTGCTTCATTAAACGGGACAAAGCTAATTCAGTTTATCTCCTCTACTTTGGCATGACTCCAT CTGAGGATGAGAGGGATAAACTATTGTTGTCTGCCAAAAAAATTAGAAGGGCAACAAGCACAGACTTTGTGATATCGTTGGTTGCAGATGATTTTTCTCGAGCTAGCAACATGTATGCCGGAAAATTGAG GTCTAACTTTCTTGGGACCAAGTTTACCATACATGATAGCCAACCTCCAAGTGATGCCGCCATTCAACAACCTGGTCGTATCAGTCGTAGATTTCATGCAGAACAAGTTTCTCCAAGAGTACCTGCATGCAACTATAGAGTAGCTACCATTTCCTATGAACTCAATGTTCTTCGTACAAGAGGACCTAGGAGAATGCATTCTTCCATGCACTCTATCCCTTTGTCTTCAATCCGGGAGGGAGGCAGTGCTCCAACACCTAAATCATTCCCACAATCTTTTAATGAGAAGTCATTTTCTGCACGACTCTCAAAAGCAAAGGAGTCAGCTATGGATATCAGCTCCTCTGGTACTTCTCAAGAGTTGCTCGTGCTAAAAAACAAGGCTCCTAGGTGGCATGAACAATTGCAGTGCTGGTGCTTAAATTTTAAAGGCCGTGTCACGGTGGCTTCTGTGAAAAATTTTCAGCTAGTGGCAGCTGTTGATCCATCTCACAATATACCAGtcgcagaacaagaaaaagtaaTTTTACAGTTTGGCAAAATTGGAAAAGACATCTTCACCATGGACTACCGCTATCCACTTTCTGCTTTCCAAGCTTTTGCAATCTGCTTGAGCAGCTTTGACACGAAACCAGCCTGTGAATGA
- the LOC129872932 gene encoding U-box domain-containing protein 5-like: MGSDAASVAGIPSPRDIKVHRLMCMELINFVTRVSMLLPAIEEARPGSNPGIQVLCQLTRALVKAKDILQHCSESSKLYLALTGDVILSRCMKSRNLLEQNLSCVQNMVPVMLATEISQLVADLRAGIFSLDPSEEEARKVLNKLLHQYTSTTHSGDEHVFEAIQIAMRSLRITSPKDLLIEQRSIKKQLQKIGESNPAKRKILLFFLNLLKKNGKSIVAEHTENGSLRHEDSLEYEVESRLRCNYNDAQKDIFNGSLLPDEFKCPLSSRLMYDPVVIASGQTYERFWIEKWFAQGNDTCPKTKRKLVHLSSTPNNSMKDLISKWTAAHGVSVLDPSVQAAVGHSWESSSTSIASLSSSMMDLSINIDFSNLSLGTSDTGFSSHPWHAKISNDFSVVSPECSGNFHKGQSRESMHEMELERLTRLSSLSWESQCNLVGNVKNMLTQNGEASNWMSSDNFIQNLFRFLKDAHKCHDQDAQLLGCQSLLAVLDECRSSMPYLNDDAFALLTSLLGSEVSKEALSIFEVLSRHQNCHPKIAVSGALTTLLEILDAHSRELQEPAIKILCNMTGSSKIGSLIAPSELVPKLVPFLEDTALARICVIILHNLCNKEDARIAIAETDGCIAAVVKLLERDSRKDQEHAVDFLLSLCSQRVQYCQLVMDEGVIPELVSVSINGNNKAKAMALELLRLLKGEFSDIGESYEPEVDIPKTPTIDLTQQKSCSKGTGIFGKFFSKRSSSAAKRIK; this comes from the exons ATGGGGAGTGATGCTGCTTCAGTTGCTGGGATACCATCTCCTCGTGACATTAAG GTGCATCGTCTAATGTGCATGGAACTAATTAATTTTGTAACTAGAGTTTCGATGTTACTTCCAGCAATTGAAGAAGCTCGTCCTGGAAGCAACCCAGGAATACAGGTACTTTGCCAGCTAACCAGAGCACTTGTCAAAGCCAAGGACATTCTTCAGCATTGTAGTGAATCCAGTAAACTGTACTTG GCACTAACTGGAGATGTTATACTTTCAAGATGCATGAAATCAAGAAACTTGCTTGAGCAAAACTTGAGCTGTGTGCAGAATATGGTTCCTGTAATGTTGGCTACAGAG ATATCGCAACTGGTTGCTGACCTGAGGGCTGGGATATTCAGTTTGGACCCATCTGAAGAGGAGGCAAGGAAGGTGTTGAACAAACTACTTCATCAGTATACATCTACAACACATTCAGGGGATGAACATGTCTTTGAGGCTATTCAAATTGCTATGCGAAGCCTGCGCATCACATCTCCAAAAGATCTTTTGATAGAGCAAAGATCCATAAAAAAACAGCTGCAGAAAATTGGGGAGAGTAATCCAGCAAAAAGGAAAATCTTATTGTTCTTTCTGAATCTTCTCAAGAAAAATGGCAAATCTATTGTGGCAGAGCACACAGAGAATGGATCTCTGCGGCATGAAGACTCCCTCGAATATGAAGTGGAATCTCGTCTAAGATGTAATTATAATGATGCTCAAAAAGACATCTTCAATGGCTCTCTACTTCCAGATGAGTTCAAATGTCCTTTATCATCGAGACTAATGTATGATCCCGTTGTCATTGCTTCTGGACAAACTTATGAAAGATTTTGGATTGAAAAATGGTTTGCTCAAGGTAATGATACATGTCCAAAAACTAAAAGGAAATTGGTCCATTTGTCATCAACCCCAAATAACTCAATGAAGGACCTAATATCAAAGTGGACTGCAGCACATGGGGTCAGCGTTCTTGATCCCAGTGTACAAGCAGCCGTAGGTCACTCATGGGAATCATCTTCCACTTCAATTGCTAGCTTGAGCAGCTCAATGATGGATCTATCTATAAATATAGACTTCAGCAATTTATCACTGGGAACTTCAGATACTGGATTTTCATCACATCCTTGGCATGCTAAGATTTCAAATGACTTCAGTGTGGTGTCACCGGAATGCAGTGGCAATTTTCATAAAGGTCAATCTCGTGAAAGCATGCATGAAATGGAACTGGAGCGTTTAACGAGGCTCAGTTCACTTTCTTGGGAGTCTCAATGCAACTTGGTTGGAAATGTCAAAAATATGCTGACACAAAACGGTGAAGCTAGCAACTGGATGTCATCGGACAATTTTATTCAAAATCTTTTTAGATTCTTGAAAGATGCACATAAATGTCATGATCAGGATGCTCAATTATTGGGATGTCAGTCATTATTAGCAGTTCTAGACGAATGCAG AAGCAGTATGCCATACTTGAACGATGATGCATTTGCTCTTTTGACCTCATTGCTTGGTTCGGAGGTTTCTAAAGAAGCTCTTTCTATATTCGAAGTGTTGTCCCGCCACCAAAACTGTCACCCTAAAATTGCCGTGTCTGGTGCACTAACTACTCTCCTGGAGATTCTTGATGCCCACAGTAGAGAATTGCAGGAACCAGCGATCAAAATATTATGTAACATGACAGGAAGTAGCAAAATCGGTTCTTTGATTGCACCTTCAGAGTTGGTTCCTAAATTGGTTCCTTTTCTTGAGGATACAGCGCTCGCCAGAATTTGTGTCATCATTTTGCATAATTTGTGCAACAAAGAAGATGCTAGAATTGCTATAGCTGAAACTGATGGATGCATTGCAGCAGTTGTGAAACTGCTCGAGCGTGACAGTCGCAAGGACCAGGAACATGCAGTggattttcttctttctttatgCTCTCAACGGGTTCAATATTGTCAACTGGTAATGGATGAAGGTGTCATCCCTGAACTTGTCTCTGTATCTATTAATGGAAACAACAAAGCAAAGGCAATGGCTTTGGAGTTGCTGAGACTGCTAAAGGGGGAATTTAGTGATATTGGAGAATCTTATGAACCGGAAGTTGACATTCCTAAAACCCCTACCATTGACTTAACTCAACAGAAATCTTGTTCCAAAGGAACAGGAATTTTTGGGAAATTTTTCTCAAAACGCAGTTCGTCTGCTGCCAAAAGGATAAAATAG